A genomic window from Populus alba chromosome 19, ASM523922v2, whole genome shotgun sequence includes:
- the LOC118044198 gene encoding uncharacterized protein → MTRKRKPQKNPSQEIVEEGEAAEKGKNGFFACYLLTSLCPRFKGHTYIGFTVNPRRRIRQHNGELRSGACRTKKRRPWEMVICVYGFPTNVAALQFEWAWQHPTESVAVRQAAAAFKSFSGVANKIKLAYTMLNLPSWQSLNITVNYFSTKYKVHSAGCPSLPKNMKVQICPMNELPCYSDLVDNLFEERDDEDAWDGEEEYERASCDGSGMVDANLVELDDSSMDKVPCYNGREEIIFEGEYGETEDREACNSSGPVNKTFNESGNTCGTVKETHADATDCAHSIEKTSDEQIKWFEEYDKQDQREPSSPELGRAQPFHFMNSLARKAFSMNTLARKSTSIVTTFSMSETEDKDVLTLIDENVSELDLKRGKELVTSKDVEATYTSGAVETCVDAYTSADYPHSINKTSHEQFGWSEPYGMQDQRDPPSPEPDHAQPFGFMNQPARQASSIVTDFSDRETRDRDVLTLIDEDASELDWPRWKKLSSKINTGKDKQLNRSSSIPREIEIVDLSSPSLECRISSDSKKRRVSPTYPVIIDLT, encoded by the exons ATGACAAGAAAGAgaaaaccccaaaaaaatccTTCTCAAGAAATAGTAGAAGAAGGAGAAGCAGCAGAGAAGGGGAAAAATGGGTTCTTCGCTTGCTATCTCTTGACTTCTCTTTGCCCCAGATTCAAAGGCCATACCTATATCGG ATTTACAGTGAATCCGCGGCGGAGAATTAGGCAACATAATGGTGAGCTTAGAAGTGGAGCATGCAGGACTAAGAAAAGAAGGCCATGGGAAATGGTTATCTGCGTTTATGGTTTCCCAACTAATGTTGCTGCTTTGCAG TTTGAATGGGCATGGCAGCACCCAACAGAGTCAGTGGCTGTCAGGCAGGCAGCTGCCGCATTTAAATCCTTCTCGGGAGTTGCCAACAAGATTAAACTTGCTTACACAATGCTTAACCTCCCATCTTGGCAGAG CTTGAACATCACAGTAAACTATTTCTCAACGAAATACAAAGTGCATTCTGCTGGGTGTCCAAGCTTGCCAAAGAACATGAAGGTCCAAATTTGCCCCATGAATGAGCTTCCCTGCTATTCTGATTTGGTTGATAATTTGTTtgaagagagagatgatgaagaTGCCTGGGATGGTGAAGAGGAATATGAGAGAGCTAGTTGTGATGGAAGTGGAATGGTTGATGCAAACTTGGTGGAGCTGGATGATTCCTCCATGGATAAGGTTCCATGCTATAATGGAAGGGAGGAGATTATCTTTGAAGGTGAATATGGTGAAACAGAAGATAGGGAAGCTTGTAACAGCAGTGGACCTGTAAACAAAACATTTAACGAATCTGGGAACACATGTGGAACTGTAAAAGAAACACATGCAGATGCTACAGATTGTGCACATAGCATTGAAAAGACTTCTGACGAGCAAATCAAATGGTTTGAAGAATATGATAAGCAAGACCAAAGGGAGCCATCTTCTCCAGAACTCGGTCGTGCACAGCCTTTTCATTTCATGAATTCACTAGCGAGAAAAGCATTTTCGATGAACACACTAGCGAGAAAATCAACTTCAATTGTCACTACCTTTTCTATGAGCGAGACTGAAGATAAGGATGTATTGACATTGATTGATGAGAATGTTTCTGAATTGGATTTGAAGAGGGGGAAGGAATTAGTTACTAGCAAAGATGTTGAAGCTACTTATACAAGTGGAGCTGTAGAAACATGCGTGGATGCTTATACTTCTGCAGATTATCCACATAGCATTAACAAGACTTCTCATGAACAATTTGGATGGTCTGAACCATATGGCATGCAAGACCAAAGAGATCCACCCTCTCCAGAACCAGATCATGCCCAACCATTTGGTTTCATGAATCAGCCAGCAAGGCAAGCATCTTCAATTGTTACAGACTTTTCTGATAGAGAGACTAGAGATAGGGATGTATTGACATTGATCGACGAGGATGCTTCCGAATTGGATTGGCCAAGATGGAAGAAGCTCTCAAGCAAAATAAACACTGGTAAAGATAAACAACTGAACCGAAGTTCATCCATCCCTCGGGAAATTGAGATTGTAGATTTATCGTCTCCATCTCTAGAATGCAGAATTAGTTCAGACAGCAAGAAGAGGAGAGTTTCTCCTACGTATCCTGTAATTATTGATTTGACTTAG